From Solea solea chromosome 20, fSolSol10.1, whole genome shotgun sequence, one genomic window encodes:
- the LOC131447039 gene encoding uncharacterized protein LOC131447039 → MEKFVLFRGRKTVILKIDDMCIDRIARIFQVTTASLYITDACNVAILPTDGGCFSSLDLSDCAHYEVHGEEALSRQSAFRHSLPPSTANTAQLTRALSAPSSFQRSIHVSDIMDGNLVSIRVVVVRFVDAEATVSVIVEKVKMAMGDSEDYILTDTLGNEIVESDGTTGVFYWKQNARRIRAIERSAFRQWRRRGSRSRNEQSEVLSLRDMVEELLDASHGLDEVTRKITDFVAASRDVVLQNTEIKQAFTCLICRDTMTEPMFSSCCRSLVGCRMCVKEWGYTSKLCCKCRDEKPVYTEVAGLSAALACLKSRP, encoded by the exons ATGGAGAAATTTGTTCTCTTTAGAGGAAGGAAGACAGTCATTCTTAAAATAGATGACATGTGCATCGACAGAATTGCCCGGATTTTCCAG GTCACCACAGCTAGCCTGTACATCACTGATGCTTGCAATGTTGCCATCCTTCCCACTGATGGTGGCTGTTTCAGCTCCCTGGACCTCTCTGACTGTGCTCATTATGAGGTTCATGGGGAAGAAGCTCTGTCACGCCAGTCTGCTTTTCGTCATAGTCTGCCACCGTCGACTGCAAACACGGCTCAGCTGACGAGAGCGCTGAGCGCGCCCAGCTCGTTTCAAAG GTCAATCCACGTGTCAGACATAATGGATGGAAACCTTGTATCCATAAGGGTAGTTGTGGTGAGATTTGTGGACGCAGAGGCAACTGTATCAGTTATTGTTGAGAAAGTGAAGATGGCCATGGGAGACAGTGAAGACTACATTCTCACAGACACACTTGGTAATGAGATAGTCGAGTCTGATGGAACAACtg GAGTTTTTTACTGGAAGCAGAATGCCAGAAGAATCCGAGCCATTGAACGTTCTGCCTTCAGGCAATGGCGTCGGAGAGGATCCAGAAGCAG aaatgagCAATCTGAAGTCCTCTCACTGAGAGACAtggtggaggagctgctggatgCATCGCATGGCCTGGATGAAGTCACTCGGAAGATAACCGACTTCGTGGCTGCCAGCCGTGACGTGGTGTTACAAAACACAGAGATCAAACAGGCTTTCACCTGTTTGATCTGCAGAG acaCAATGACTGAGCCGATGTTTTCCTCCTGTTGCCGGAGCTTGGTGGGATGCAGGATGTGTGTCAAGGAGTGGGGGTACACCTCTAAACTGTGCTGCAAGTGCAGGGACGAAAAGCCTGTCTACACAGAGGTGGCTGGACTGTCTGCAGCACTGGCATGTCTGAAGTCCCGCCCCTAA